In the genome of Vespa crabro chromosome 1, iyVesCrab1.2, whole genome shotgun sequence, the window aatataaaaaaagataaggaaaaataaaaataaaatccatAAAGGCAAatgtgataaaaaagaaacgagattatttgtagataataaattctattattattacattctatttgttataattacattctattgttaataattattaaatatatatatatatatatatatatatatatatatatatatatacaattttcccatgtttattattattcattattatttctttatttttattactattcgttatatttatttgtttctttctttctttctttttttttctttcttactttttctttattcatttctttatcttatttattctcAACGTATATAATTTTAGAAGGAACCAGGTAGAAGAAAGGAAACGTTTGATATGCGAGGCAGAGCGAGAAAGGCGGGAGGCTATCCTCCGAAAAAATCAAGAGAGGGAGGCACGCATCGaggcaaaaaagaagaatgaaagatcGCACATCGTTTTTGCGTTCGGCAGTTCGACACCGCGAATGTTGGAGCCAGCCGATACCGGTGGTTCGACTTTCTGGGGTACACGCAGAGCCACTTCGACGACCAACGTCATGATGTTTTCAGCGGCTCAGCCTTTGACCAGGAGATCCTCCGAGAGGGAACTCGATGGCAGCAAGAAAAGAGCTACTTCCGCCGGTGGACTCGACAGAAAGCCCGGTGAAGGTAAGCCACTATTTTTTGCGCacgcatttattttatatatatatttatatttatatatatatatatatatatatatatatatatacataaatatatatttacacatatattatataataatctatctttgtatacgtttttctacgttgtttacgaataaaaaatcgatattgtGCTCGACAATATACAGATTGTCCTCAATATCGTCCTAAGatcaaaatatacaaattaagTTAAacttatttcataatatcgatttattattattgtttaaaaggAATCGTCGTTGCCCTTCGAAAACGTCGTAATAAGATTTTAAGGATAATCTCATGTATTATCtcaaatgaataatttcttattgtaTACGTCGCGCGatgttgtttgttttttctttttttttctttttctttttcttttttttttttttttgtctgttTGCTTATATCGTTCTTACGAGAAAGCGAGTAAAAGCGTACTAGATCGTTTGTGATATCatttagaaagatagaaagtcAAAGTGATTTGATTAGAAGAGAAGTTCGTTGTACCCGTAGCATTGGCGACGCGTTCGCGGAATATAAGCGTGACGATAAACAAGAAATCTCTCTCGGATCGAAGCATTTAGTTTTGATAGtgaaataattactattatatatatatatatatatatatatatatatatatatatatatatatacatacatacacacatacgagctatttaatgttttattgCAAGAATGTTGTCTCTGTGCTCTTAGTTCTAGACAAGTGTTACTCGAATCGTCTTTAATCTGATAGATCCAGCGACTTATTTCTATGAATAAAATTgtcaattcttttctcttttttttttatttttttttttttgcgtgtGTCTAtaagtttcattaaaaattttactatcattatcgGTCGCTGGATCTTTCGAAAAACCACAAATGTCGCTTAGTTTGTCGTTGCTTCAATTACTCGTCGTCGTTCGCTTTGTAGAACTTTCTatcgtttccttttatttctattagaaATTCCACATACGATCCTGCATCGCGTTACGCATGTACTTACACGCACCAAACTATTTTATATGACACCaagttataataacgattcgttcgaatattatcatatatatcacgattcattaatcttatcatatttttttaatgatatttgaaatatatacagacattattagaaaaatttttgatgATTTAATCGACAACGAACGATATCACtatcaattataaatgtaaGAATCCGTTGGATGAATTCGATCATCTTATCGATCGCTTTTAATCGCATTGAACGCTTAGATTagaatattcttgttttttttttctttctttcttttatatcatttatataaaagattagaatatttttttttttttttatgaatgaacCTACATTATTGTATTAGCGGATTGGAAACAATATTGTACATGTATACtgatttcttaatttttccaaaattttttcttttttcccccttttactTACTTTGTAATCGTAATTAGAAAGtcagaagaaaagagataatataaaGAAGGTTATATTTAACGATTAGTTTTAAGTTGAAAGTTTTGAAGATAGTTTCTCACGATCACGATTTAGTTTCATGTAAatgtatgaatatacatagatatatagtaCAAGAGGTAATTCATAGAGAGAAGTTACCTCTCGTACGATGAATACCGTGTTCGTTCGCGTGAACCCTCGATAAAAGAACGATTAGTTCCGCGTTGTTTCAAAGATACCATTCGCGTTCCTTTCCTTCGTACAAGTATCGTATTCATCGAACACCGAGGttaaagattagaaaataataggaTGAAGCatgaagaaaaattcgatattAGATATCTCGGTATCCTACTTACATattcacgatatatatatataatacatgtagtatgaatatatatatatatatatatatatatatacatatacatatatacatacatacatacatacatatataactgtAGACATTTTTACGATACTCATTTTCAGGTTGTACGTATGCGTATTTTCATAATtagtcttttttgttttttacgtATAATAGATAATCACGGATATAGTGAAAAAATCGTTGGTATGAATTTAAAGAAGATATCTtcagatttttgtttttttttgttttcttttttcgctaTAAAGAAGCGCTCGGCAATTCAAATAACTGGGCCAGACTATAATACTTTTCTAAGCaaaaatagaaggaaggaaggaaggaaggtagggagaagaaaaaaaagtattgtgCACGGTTTACCGAGAGAGAACTAACTTGTTacgatctttatttttcctgcaAATACAACGATGCACCTGCGAGCAAGTGCAATTgcactttttctttcgcacAACTCGGAcgtattatattcgttatatcAGCTAAATTCTCTCCTTTCCGTTGTTTtgcgttatattatatagaaaaaaaaaacaaaaaaaaaaaacaaaaaaaaacagacgaaaagaaaaaatagaaacaaaataaatccaTGAATTCgcgagaagaagatgatgtcGCAATAAACGAATTAACGTAAAcgaataatgtaaaatattatttattttttatatgccAATTTAAAAGAGCTCTTATAGTTTGATTAAGTTAGTTAAAATAAccattttataatgtttagtTTCCTCCAAAATTTGTTTGTTATACATGCCTAAACTAAGAGATTCCTAGGTCAAAGTTtagacgtacatacatatatatatatatatatatatatatatatatatataatatatatatatattatatatatatatatatatatatataagcatcaTAACGCGGGACGGGTCTGACTTAGTAATTGTTCCGTGAACGTTTTCACAGCCCAGGGACGTACTAGCATTTTAAAGAGATTTATGTTAACGGATAACCGTCGACGGGACTTTAACAGACAGAAAGAGTATAATTTATGATAGCAAAAGCTTTAGCAATCTATCTCCTTTGCTAACTGCCGTATCTATACACTTATCGTCTTCATTGGTGATGGTTCTTACGATCTGACCGACGTATTAAACGTAATACatcatttctatatataacaaattcaatatataaatagatatatgtataacgtTTAAAAATCTCACTGTATATCTAATCCGAGCTATGTTATGTTATCAACAAATGTCactataagtaaatattttacttttctcgcTACTACTGTTACAACTATTGCTATACTGCTATTACTGTtacactactattattaccctAATACTATATTCTATTATCACTCTATTACTGCTAcaactactactgctactactactactgctactactactactactattactactactactactactactactactactactactactactactactaccactattactactactactactactattagcATTCTTCGCGAGGGTCGTTCGAAGTAAAGCTAATGTTCCAGAGTTGGATGGTTTGTTTGCAGATATGAGAATGTCCTCGTCCATGTACGAGGTGTTCAATTGGAATTCTAGCCCCGATCCTCCCTTAACCCCTGGCAAACATAAGAGAGCCAGCCTCTCTCTGCCTCCTACTACAGACATCTTTGCCATCGATGATAAGTCTGATAGCGATACTAGGCGTCCGATGATTCAGCGGGCTGTCAGTGGTGAGTCCCGAAGCCGGAAGTCTGCGACACGGgaatactctctttctctttcttttacgctctctatctctttatttaactatctatctatctttatttctatctctttctgttgTGTCGCTAATTGATTTGTCGGTCATTGTCTGTTCACCTATTAACACTCGCTCGTTCAATTGTCTCCCGCAGTTATTGTTCGTAcaaatacgtacgtacactCCCAGCatgttcgttttattattacctgCAAACATCACACAGTACACAgaacacacgcgcgcgcgcgcgcgcacacacacagagaacACAggcacatacatgcatacaatGTATACGCTAttgtgttttatttatttattttttatttcttatttatttatttctttttccctattatttatacatggAATGAGAAtgcatattctttttaatcaatgTAGTATCAtagaattatacatatacacacatacaaaacCATCGAATACTCACAAACGATAGTGATACTGTTCGATGAAGAAGATGTAAATAGGCGTTgagtagaaaatatataagcccgaagaaaatgagaggagtaatcaaattaaatatttcgatcatctgttctccttatttttcatttgcacATTATATCatcacaacaacaacaacaacaacaacagcaacaacaacaacaacgatgacgacgacgacgacgatcgcaatatatttttatttttagaaaactTTTGATTTATCACTATAAGTTAAATAGTTAGATCagatattatattcgtttagAAATCGTCTCCATGTTGCTAACTACGTTCGTAGATAGCAAATTCCGTCGTCGGTGGGATTGATCGTTCGCTTTGGTATTGCTTGCTGCTTTCCTCTCTTTGCCTTGCACGCATGGCTTTCGATTGCACCACGGACAACGGCTGAcgttagaataataaaatcgctTGGACGGAGAGTCGCGCTAGCGAAGTATCGATTAATGTGTGGGACGTACGCCGCGCGCtagccgacgacgacgacgacgacgacgatgactacgacaacgatgacTATGTGGCGACGACTAcatcgacaacgacgacgacgacgacgacggagaCTTTCTTTTGTACGTGTGTGAACACAACACGTAGTAGTCGCTTATATTGCCTGTCGCGAGAAGGATATCGCGCGAGCgttggagagagaaaaaggccGAAGAATCGTGGCATGATAAGAAGTTGTATATCTGTGTGAGTGCAAGAAGCACTGTGTCGTGTTTCtgtataatttttcctttctttttttttttcctttttttttttgtattcctttgtaaatatttttttttccttcttttttcttctttttttcttcttttttttgtcaatttaCCTTCGTATATCGCACGGACGAaggaatgacaaaaaaaagaacaaaaacacgaaaaagaagaagaaaaacgaaagaaaaaaagagaaggaaaagaaagaaaggaaggaatttaaaaaataagactgtgtgtgtgtgtgtgtgtgtgtatcgtcGTATTCAGGGTGTGTTGTCGTCGTTACAACAGACCTTGAAGAGAAGGAATCAATCGataatcctctctctctcttctctctctctctctctctctctctctctctctctctctctctctttctttctctctctcctccttggATTTTACTTATTCCTGAAGGGCGATGCGGCGATTGCCGGATTTGAAATCTTAATTAGATGTTAAATTACTCATCGACGTATTTTCAGGTGAGGATAGCGACGGAACCCCAGGAACACCCAGTTCGGTTTATCTTCGAGTGAACAGGAGACGTACAGACCTGATGCCGACGATACCGTCCCCCCGTGATGGACCACCGACGTCCGGACGTAGCTCATCGGCCAAGGCCTTCGCACGTTCTCCAGGTAGGACTTACTCGATGTCGAGACTGGACCAGCTATCTCAGCCTAGGAAACGTCCGACAGAGCTTAGTACATTGACGGAACAGCAAAGTCAGCCTCTCAGTGGTTCTAGCATGAGTCGCAGCATGTCGCATTTGGCTGCTGCCTCAGGAAGCAAGAGCCTTAAGCGCTCGGATAATTCTCGTAGCATGGGTACATTGCCGGGTGCAGTTCCGATGCCGAGACCTACCAGGGCTGAAAGATTGCGTCGAAAGGCTCGTGAGCTTCACAGTCAACAGCAGCAAGGTAATCACGTCCACGTGCACTCAACTCCCGAATTCTATTgtcgatttaataatttattaattacaattatatcgaCGACATTTTTTACGCGAAAAgacatctctttttctctcttttccctctctctctctctctctctctctctctctctctctctctctctttctctctccctcttttcttttatctttcctttttttttgttttatcttccttttttatttctttcttcctttttccatcccccccctctccttatagaaaatttcatgATCGGGAGTTGAGTGCGCGCTTGCATGTATGAAATATGGAGCCGTTGTAAATCAATGAACAATGATCGAACGATTGCCCTGCATTCTCCTCTATTATGCTgtttcttgctctctctctctctctctctcccctttctctttctctttttctctttgtctatctatctatttatctaatgATCTTAACTTTGACACGCTCTAATAGACGTCTTTATTTAATTGCTACATAAACTTACTACTTTTCTGTCATTTATTAAATGGATCTagttaatgtaaaaaaaaaaaaaaaaaaaataataataataataataagaagcaCGCAATAACACAATGCTTGTGCACCATTTGTTCGAATATTGATTGACATAGCGCTCCTATCAAGGCACCAAAGTTCTCTCGTCAGCTTTTTCAATATCAACGTGGTGAAGGTACGCTCTAATTCACATTTGGTAAGCTAAAaacatcttttatatttcaaatactaAATCTATCTAAGCTCtgtctcttctttctatctatttctatctcagAATGTTCCATTCTGcgagttattatatatatatatatatatatatatgtatgtatgtatgtatgtatgtatgtatgtgtgtgtgtgtgtgtgtgtgtgtgtgtgtgtgtgtgtgtgtgtgtgtgtggatgtgtgttagaaaataatcgatcaaCACTTGATACGGTTCTGGGGTAAGTGCTGACACCTCCACTTCGTGGCCAGATCCTTTATTTCAAATGTTTACTCCCTCTCAAGTGGCATGATATCTCATGACGTCGTGTCATCGACCACATTAAAGTATTATCACATTCATGAttgttagaataaaaattctaaagtATCACACGAATTTATAACATTGTTGAGTCCAAACAATTCTGATAGatttaaaatgattgaaagtgaaactaaaataaatttaaattgaaacatTCGTTGTTTTATATCTATTGGGCCTTGACACGTTCGTCATTACTTAGAAAGTTTGACGCTaacttatacatatgtatatatatatatgtgtgtgtgtgtgtgtgtgtgtgtgtgtatgtgtgtgtgtgtttgtatatgtgtgtatatatatttgtatttagtGTGCAATATCCgacgttattctttttatttgattatctTTTACGTTATTtgctttctaatttttctaatcatttaatttgttttccccttatatcattatactttCACTTTGTTTTTGCGAtaaattatgaagaaaaaaaaaaaatgtaatcgaaTATCAGAGCTTATTTTGCtaataatcgatttaaaattaacaGACATAAAATCGAGGAACATGATAAGACATAAATAAAACAACGATACAAAAGTTTGTAAGTAACACAAATAATTTTCGACTATATTTCTTTGCCAgttcaattgaattttttaattcttcttctcctaAGCACATAACTGCTTAGATTTTGGTGAAGGGGCTTGGCACTTGAAATTTTCTCCTTAacgtttcttattttcaatcttttatTCCTCGtgcttatgaaaaaaaaaataaaataataaataaataaaataagcgaCAGTCGACGTATACAATGAgaaaagtgtaaaaaaaagaaaaggataatgaaataaaaacaaaagcgGTCGTCTCGTTTGTAAAAACTTTTTACAGATCGTTTaacttacttttattaaatgatcGTTCGTGGTTTTAACCGTCGTACTTTAAAAACCAGGCCATggtatcttaaaaaaaaaaaaaaaaaaaaaaaacttgtctCCTCACGATATCTCTAGCAAGAAAACTTTTCGATACAGATTGTAAagcaaatatttaaaaagatcgatagtggcctgtttttttctctttttctccccttttttttggAGATAAAAGGTTAAAAACCGTAAGGATAAAAACTCGTATAAAATACTGATTTATGTATAAGatgataaatgtatatatccgattatacaaagaaaaatgatcgttTGATTTTCGAAACCGAAcaatttacttttttgttaaataaacaaatttacaGTTTTGGCCGATTGTACgttcgaaagaattttttttttcttttttttttattatttctttttttttgacgtcTTTCAAAACTCgtgaaattttgtaaattaaatgCAAGTAATTGCGATGAAACAAAATcgtcttacatatatattcttcgtatttttaatcattcatCGAAATAATTCACATAACTTCACAAAGTAAAGTATTCTcgacgtgttttttttttgaaaaaatattctttattttacttgtttaatttcgtttaatactttgtttaattcaaaataataaaaataataataataattattattattatataattataataattataattataataacaataacaataatataataataataataataataataataataataataataataataataataatatcattatattgtgtaataataataatattatattatcattattattatcattattatataacaacaatgagaacaataataataatacaagaaaATACGATCAATTTTCTAATTCTCACTATACACAAATCGAAGATCTTTATCGCGTAATGATACGTTAGTCAGAGATGTTGATGTTGGGTGGGTACGCGTAGGTATCCGCAGCGGGGAGGTGACGCCGAACAGCCCATCACGACCGCACAGCTCCATGAGCCAGCAAAGTGCCAGCAGCGTGGGTAGCAGTAACGTCAATCTGCGTCCTCGTACGGCTGCTCCGCGTCGACCGCGACCTGCTTCTATCGCCGGTACCGGCGTTTCGGTCACAGAGCGACACAGTGAGCAcaaatttttacttattttttcattaatcgaGTCTTCTCGCTCGCccctaatttaaaaaaaaaagaaagaaaaaaaagatggcaAGAACTTcgtcaaaagaagaaaattagaatttactttcgaaataatacataaaaaaaaaagaaaggtcaAAAGAGACACGGAAaggtatcctttttttttcttttcttttcttttcttttcttttcttttcttttcttttctttcttcctttctctctctctctctctctctctctctctctctctctctctctctctctctctctctctctctctctctctctctctcccttttttttcgagGAAATTGGAAACACTTTTTTACTTATAGAATTTCTATGCGAGCGAGACGACACAGAGAATAAAAAGTGTTCTTTTTGCGAACTTTCTtattcacacatacacacgcatacacatagaAACTGAAAGTTCGATAGTCTGAATAAATAGGGAATCATTgcgtgcgtatgtatgtaccatCGCCGATCGCACCCTGATAACACGTCAAGCGTTTCGTTtaaaccttttttttccccttttttttttctttttctttcaattctttttttcttgttcttttttatatctgtttattttttcttttccttacaattttattatttttcatatatgcGTTTTTCGTTCAAATTCGcttcatatttaattttttaaaattattttcagattGCACATGTAAATACTATGTTATCTGTACGAtactctacctctctctctctctctctctctctctctctctctctctctctctctctctctctctctctctctctctctctttggtgtttttaaacaaataatataaaataaaatattaatatcgtaattctTTTCTTAGATTTCTCAGGTGACGCAAAATTAACAAAGGATTCAAAGCCACCACTGCCAAAGGTCCATAGTACTCCAAAGAAACCCTCTACGCCTAAAGCAAGCGAGATAAAGAAACCAacggaaaaattaataaagaatgcAAAGGCATCGCCACGAATAACTCCAAAGGCAACGCCTTTGCAGAGTCCAGGTGTCGAGCATTCGCCTCTGATACGCGAAGCCACTGAAATAATCGGacatgataatgataataaaaatggtaaaTCGGAAGAAAGGaacgaggaaaagaaggatCACGGTTCAGAGAAAGCAcaggtaaagaaagaaaaaatacaaaaacaaattttacgaATCTCTTGAATGTCGAAGTTTTAATTCCTACAAAGAGTAagataatctctctctctctctctctctctctctctctctctctctctctctctctctctctctctctcttttgttacatgttaatcttattatattttatttctatggaTTTATTTCAGGACGTAGTAGAGACGGAATTAGTTgataacgaagagaaaaacgagtttaaaaatgatattaaaaatgaagttAAGAATGATGGTCCGATAGTCGAACAACCGGTACCAGTAGCCGCTATCAAACAAGCCAAGGATGATAGTAATTTCATGCAGGAAACGTTATCCTCACAAGAATCCTCCTTGAAGAaagacgataacaataaagtagagaaggtagaaaagaaattggcGATGGAACAGGAAGGAGATACCGAAGTCGATAACGAAGAACAGATCGACATGTCTGGTAGGTTTTAAACCTTTGCTCCGATCGTTAAAACTCGTtcggatatttttttatcaattagtAAAGATAAATCATATTTTCGAACTCGCTCTATCTGATTTATCTATCTGATCTATCTCATTTTAGCTTCGATGATCGCAAAAATAAGAATCACTACGGAAGAGGAGGCCAAAGCCGCCTTGGCGGAACGCAGAAGATTAGCTCGAGAACAAGCGGAAAGGGAGGCCGAACTCGAGCGTTTACGATTGGTACGtgtgatatattttaaaacttttcttatAGAACATTTATACAAAGCGTCATTGACCTTGTccttgataaataataataataataataataataataataataataataataataataataataataatgattattattattattttttttttttcttctttttttatgtcctttttctttgtctattTTAGGAAGAGGAAGC includes:
- the LOC124432821 gene encoding stress response protein NST1-like isoform X22, encoding MADNKEEISELIDKRAGAASEEINQRTSSAHNRHSLTKDVKRRRSLYDEDSLDDDRPDENEARDSTGSAKDVDRARLVRERQNEERQRKLEELRQHALAAQRFREQREEERRRRIDELRSRDNDRRNQVEERKRLICEAERERREAILRKNQEREARIEAKKKNERSHIVFAFGSSTPRMLEPADTGGSTFWGTRRATSTTNVMMFSAAQPLTRRSSERELDGSKKRATSAGGLDRKPGEDMRMSSSMYEVFNWNSSPDPPLTPGKHKRASLSLPPTTDIFAIDDKSDSDTRRPMIQRAVSGEDSDGTPGTPSSVYLRVNRRRTDLMPTIPSPRDGPPTSGRSSSAKAFARSPGRTYSMSRLDQLSQPRKRPTELSTLTEQQSQPLSGSSMSRSMSHLAAASGSKSLKRSDNSRSMGTLPGAVPMPRPTRAERLRRKARELHSQQQQGIRSGEVTPNSPSRPHSSMSQQSASSVGSSNVNLRPRTAAPRRPRPASIAGTGVSVTERHNFSGDAKLTKDSKPPLPKVHSTPKKPSTPKASEIKKPTEKLIKNAKASPRITPKATPLQSPGVEHSPLIREATEIIGHDNDNKNGKSEERNEEKKDHGSEKAQDVVETELVDNEEKNEFKNDIKNEVKNDGPIVEQPVPVAAIKQAKDDSNFMQETLSSQESSLKKDDNNKVEKVEKKLAMEQEGDTEVDNEEQIDMSASMIAKIRITTEEEAKAALAERRRLAREQAEREAELERLRLEEEARLEAEKLRAEEEEQRRLEEETLRLANEARQAEEQRLKLAIEEAKRREEEDRRRREEEARQKQEKEEAEKKAREEVERQRIEMAERLKKEEEERIARRKRVEAIMLRTRGKNQSNTPTKGEGGDGDKLKEDSPSDENKSAPGSKNEDVMTASLISEATQQFISSEQRAHHVENVTAPTIVHNGTHSNGINENKIVLDNNQGNVEGGLNGHHTNHGNEINSQSITLDNATVKQNNVTNSLLDLSEFDTLSNNSSGPTLELTLNMAKEDTLNSNLNPAAIPFTPMANTFTSAGANANINPFQDAYVNNKQQESNQMSDLLS
- the LOC124432821 gene encoding MAP7 domain-containing protein 2-like isoform X16, translating into MWCCKRLESSQWPVTTIVRAGAASEEINQRTSSAHNRHSLTKEETMHWFAQIGGDGGTHDFPDNHRNDVKRRRSLYDEDSLDDDRPDENEARDSTGSAKDVDRARLVRERQNEERQRKLEELRQHALAAQRFREQREEERRRRIDELRSRDNDRRNQVEERKRLICEAERERREAILRKNQEREARIEAKKKNERSHIVFAFGSSTPRMLEPADTGGSTFWGTRRATSTTNVMMFSAAQPLTRRSSERELDGSKKRATSAGGLDRKPGEDMRMSSSMYEVFNWNSSPDPPLTPGKHKRASLSLPPTTDIFAIDDKSDSDTRRPMIQRAVSGEDSDGTPGTPSSVYLRVNRRRTDLMPTIPSPRDGPPTSGRSSSAKAFARSPGRTYSMSRLDQLSQPRKRPTELSTLTEQQSQPLSGSSMSRSMSHLAAASGSKSLKRSDNSRSMGTLPGAVPMPRPTRAERLRRKARELHSQQQQGIRSGEVTPNSPSRPHSSMSQQSASSVGSSNVNLRPRTAAPRRPRPASIAGTGVSVTERHNFSGDAKLTKDSKPPLPKVHSTPKKPSTPKASEIKKPTEKLIKNAKASPRITPKATPLQSPGVEHSPLIREATEIIGHDNDNKNGKSEERNEEKKDHGSEKAQDVVETELVDNEEKNEFKNDIKNEVKNDGPIVEQPVPVAAIKQAKDDSNFMQETLSSQESSLKKDDNNKVEKVEKKLAMEQEGDTEVDNEEQIDMSASMIAKIRITTEEEAKAALAERRRLAREQAEREAELERLRLEEEARLEAEKLRAEEEEQRRLEEETLRLANEARQAEEQRLKLAIEEAKRREEEDRRRREEEARQKQEKEEAEKKAREEVERQRIEMAERLKKEEEERIARRKRVEAIMLRTRGKNQSNTPTKGEGGDGDKLKEDSPSDENKSAPGSKNEDVMTASLISEATQQFISSEQRAHHVENVTAPTIVHNGTHSNGINENKIVLDNNQGNVEGGLNGHHTNHGNEINSQSITLDNATVKQNNVTNSLLDLSEFDTLSNNSSGPTLELTLNMAKEDTLNSNLNPAAIPFTPMANTFTSAGANANINPFQDAYVNNKQQESNQMSDLLS
- the LOC124432821 gene encoding MAP7 domain-containing protein 2-like isoform X18, giving the protein MAIAMFAEHGKLNLAGAASEEINQRTSSAHNRHSLTKEETMHWFAQIGGDGGTHDFPDNHRNDVKRRRSLYDEDSLDDDRPDENEARDSTGSAKDVDRARLVRERQNEERQRKLEELRQHALAAQRFREQREEERRRRIDELRSRDNDRRNQVEERKRLICEAERERREAILRKNQEREARIEAKKKNERSHIVFAFGSSTPRMLEPADTGGSTFWGTRRATSTTNVMMFSAAQPLTRRSSERELDGSKKRATSAGGLDRKPGEDMRMSSSMYEVFNWNSSPDPPLTPGKHKRASLSLPPTTDIFAIDDKSDSDTRRPMIQRAVSGEDSDGTPGTPSSVYLRVNRRRTDLMPTIPSPRDGPPTSGRSSSAKAFARSPGRTYSMSRLDQLSQPRKRPTELSTLTEQQSQPLSGSSMSRSMSHLAAASGSKSLKRSDNSRSMGTLPGAVPMPRPTRAERLRRKARELHSQQQQGIRSGEVTPNSPSRPHSSMSQQSASSVGSSNVNLRPRTAAPRRPRPASIAGTGVSVTERHNFSGDAKLTKDSKPPLPKVHSTPKKPSTPKASEIKKPTEKLIKNAKASPRITPKATPLQSPGVEHSPLIREATEIIGHDNDNKNGKSEERNEEKKDHGSEKAQDVVETELVDNEEKNEFKNDIKNEVKNDGPIVEQPVPVAAIKQAKDDSNFMQETLSSQESSLKKDDNNKVEKVEKKLAMEQEGDTEVDNEEQIDMSASMIAKIRITTEEEAKAALAERRRLAREQAEREAELERLRLEEEARLEAEKLRAEEEEQRRLEEETLRLANEARQAEEQRLKLAIEEAKRREEEDRRRREEEARQKQEKEEAEKKAREEVERQRIEMAERLKKEEEERIARRKRVEAIMLRTRGKNQSNTPTKGEGGDGDKLKEDSPSDENKSAPGSKNEDVMTASLISEATQQFISSEQRAHHVENVTAPTIVHNGTHSNGINENKIVLDNNQGNVEGGLNGHHTNHGNEINSQSITLDNATVKQNNVTNSLLDLSEFDTLSNNSSGPTLELTLNMAKEDTLNSNLNPAAIPFTPMANTFTSAGANANINPFQDAYVNNKQQESNQMSDLLS